From Aricia agestis chromosome 11, ilAriAges1.1, whole genome shotgun sequence, a single genomic window includes:
- the LOC121731750 gene encoding small integral membrane protein 4, whose protein sequence is MRIGWIHKVVEKWPGKKALGMYRFLPMFFVVGAALEFSMINWQVGQINFYNTFKKRQAKNIVEEKLQKYSTV, encoded by the coding sequence ATGAGAATAGGATGGATTCACAAGGTTGTAGAAAAATGGCCTGGCAAGAAAGCATTAGGAATGTATAGATTCTTGCCTATGTTCTTCGTTGTTGGAGCGGCGTTGGAATTCTCTATGATCAACTGGCAAGTTGGTcagataaatttttataatacttttaagAAGAGGCAAGCTAAGAACATAGTTGAGGAGAAA